A stretch of Aspergillus nidulans FGSC A4 chromosome VI DNA encodes these proteins:
- a CDS encoding uncharacterized protein (transcript_id=CADANIAT00010090), which translates to MATTTTRHPLTKRNLAILDRLLQSKHTSETITSWAEKVISEEQMHLLCTQPATSLDGMHPPAGDDATDLKVERDMAMFVQSARSLPTVDTKRTDVDSSKVIEVETSRPFMCLESPLERYLTPGSSEPSHFSRSALAHVGLQYGDMEGKKERAEMARGHVEVARDNALQAREQAGK; encoded by the exons ATGGCTACAACAACCACACGGCATCCTTTGACCAAGCGCAACCTGGCAATACTggatcgtcttcttcagagt AAACACACTTCCGAGACAATCACCTCATGGGCTGAAAAGGTCATATCCGAAGAACAGATGCATCTGCTTTGCACCCAGCCGGCTACCTCCCTCGACGGCATGCACCCACCCGCCGGAGACGATGCCACCGATCTCAAAGTCGAGCGTGACATGGCCATGTTCGTTCAGTCGGCACGCAGCCTCCCCACTGTGGACACTAAAAGGACTGATGTAGACTCTTCTAAGGTTATCGAGGTGGAGACATCACGTCCGTTCATGTGCCTTGAGAGTCCGCTAGAGCGGTACCTAACCCCCGGATCTAGTGAGCCGAGTCACTTTAGCCGTTCGGCTCTGGCGCACGTGGGGCTTCAGTATGGGGATatggaggggaagaaagagagagctGAGATGGCGCGCGGACATGTGGAGGTAGCGAGAGACAATGCTCTTCAGGCGCGAGAACAAGCGGGTAAATAG
- a CDS encoding uncharacterized protein (transcript_id=CADANIAT00010089), with translation MSSSSSTADSYILPTPTSSSTPTSPRPRSTSYTDSVSSVASLPSESTSASDLETLSDDSDYSDAEAEWQESIEQLELLLTMVIVPVIGKYLGRRCAYWSWTRFMEWKYPIELYGIGEKRSNVKAFAAL, from the exons atgtcttcctcttcctctaccGCAGATTCATACATCCTCCCAACCCcgacctcttcctcaacaccaacgTCTCCTCGGCCCCGAAGCACAAGCTACACAGACTCCGTGTCCTCTGTCGCCTCTCTTCCCTCCGAATCAACTTCTGCTTCAGACCTCGAGACTCTCTCCGACGACTCGGACTATTCCGATGCCGAAGCTGAGTGGCAAGAGAGCAttgagcagctggagctgctgctaaCGATGGTGATTGTGCCCGTTATTGGAAAATATCTGGGGAGAAGATGTGCTTATTGGA GCTGGACAAGGTTCATGGAGTGGAAGTATCCCATTGAGCTTTATGGGATTGGAGAAAAAAGGTCGAATGTGAAAGCTTTCGCGGCGCTTTGA
- a CDS encoding translation initiation factor eIF2 subunit beta (transcript_id=CADANIAT00010088), with amino-acid sequence MAETVEPTAQKQRKSVAFSEGTVIMDTNGEVTQKLEKPVEEQADKAVDEVTDLFKGLAKKKKTKKPKDTDAGDDESSPAPAADGEFDPTALKKKKKKTKKVDAGDFEAKLAEAGITEKEAEEKKEDEVPEGDLEAGTGIWAHDATQAIPYSLLVSRFFSLIQSHHPDLLSSGTKSYKIPPPQCLREGNRRTIFANIADICKRMKRSDDHVMQFLFAELGTSGSVDGSRRLVIKGRFQQKQIENVLRRYIVEYVTCKTCRSPDTELNKGENRLYFVTCNSCGSRRSVAAIKTGFRGQVGRRKRQG; translated from the exons ATGGCGGAGACT GTCGAACCAACGGCTCAGAAACAACGCAAGTCCGTCGCATTCAGTGAAGGAACCGTCATCATGGATACGAACGGCGAAGTCACACAGAAACTCGAGAAGCCTGTTGAAGAGCAAG CAGACAAGGCTGTCGATGAAGTAACCGACCTCTTCAAGGGCcttgcaaagaagaagaagaccaagaagcccAAGGACACCGACGCCGGCGACGATGAATCCTCCCCCGCCCCCGCCGCGGACGGCGAGTTTGACCCCACAGcgctgaagaaaaagaagaagaagaccaagaaggtCGACGCCGGCGACTTCGAAGCTAAGCTCGCCGAGGCCGGTATtacggagaaggaggcagaagagaagaaagaggatgaggTGCCTGAGGGCGATCTCGAAGCCGGCACAGGCATTTGGGCCCACGACGCCACCCAGGCCATCCCCTACTCGCTGCTCGTCTCACGATTCTTCTCTCTCATCCAGAGCCACCACCCCGATCTTTTGTCGAGTGGAACCAAGTCGTACAAGattcctcctccgcaatgTCTTCGTGAAGGTAACAGGCGTACGATTTTCGCCAACATTGCCGATATCTGCAAGCGCATGAAGCGATCCGACGACCACGTTATGCAGTTCTTGTTTGCGGAATTGGGAACAAGTGGTAGTGTGGACGGAAGCAGGCGTCTGGTTATCAAGGGTCGtttccagcagaagcagattgAGAACGTCCTTAGACGATATATCG TCGAATACGTCACTTGCAAAACTTGCCGCAGTCCCGACACAGAGCTTAACAAGGGTGAGAACCGTCTTTACTTCGTCACTTGTAACTCTTGCGGATCTCGTCGTTCCGTCGCCGCGATCAAGACTGGTTTCCGTGGACAAGTCGGTCGCAGAAAGAGACAGGGTTAA
- a CDS encoding AIM24 family protein (transcript_id=CADANIAT00010087): MSQHQIHYPPPPTQGASYSQPQNAPSFPPPPQPSPGFPHASSGYPQPSPGFPPSNFSYNPPPTQQPAQQADFPPPPSVSPPASEKTYVIQNAQAYAANSGLSQTSSAAANEKAHAANSIHPQSPPPQALQRASQSFSGGSFVGAMSTAADDVGTFNGGSYRISHRDTNSILTLQLAVGCPLQVKPGVMIGMSPTITLRGNLSFTFVKLIAGGEMAMSTYTGPGELLIAPTLLGDITVIRLTEGQEWIVGRDAFLAATSAVKHEHKTQGLAKTLFSGEGLWVYRFYKTGLLWIQSFGAIIKKDLADGESYFVNNGHLVAWNCKYKLERVASGGIISNFSAAEGLACRFTGPGTVYMQTRNVAGFAMQIGAAKLH, translated from the exons ATGTCGCAGCATCAGATTCACTATCCTCCCCCACCGACTCAGGGAGCTTCGTACTCTC AACCTCAAAACGCTCCAT CTTTcccaccgcctcctcaaccctcCCCTGGCTTTCCTCATGCTTCTTCCGGTTATCCGCAACCTTCCCCCGGGTTCCCGCCGTCGAACTTCAGCTACAACCCTCCGCCAACGCAACAACCCGCCCAACAAGCAGACTTTCCCCCTCCACCTTCTGTGAGTCCTCCTGCAAGTGAGAAGACCTACGTCATTCAGAATGCTCAAGCGTATGCGGCAAACTCCGGACTCAGTCAAACTTCGTCGGCTGCGGCGAATGAGAAAGCACATGCTGCAAATTCGATACACCCTCAATCACCGCCGCCACAAGCATTACAACGTGCCTCTCAGTCTTTCAGCGGTGGATCGTTTGTTGGAGCTATGTCGACCGCTGCGGACGACGTGGGAACCTTTAACGGAGGGAGTTATCGAATTAGCCACCGCGATACCAATTCGATTCTGACTCTCCAGCTTGCTGTTGGGTGTCCACTCCAGGTGAAACCAG GTGTCATGATTGGCATGTCTCCTACGATAACACTAAGGGGTAATCTTTCTTTCACTTTCGTTAAGCTCATTGCGGGAGGCGAAATGGCCATGTCTACCTATACTGGGCCTGGCGAACTTCTAATTGCCCCAACCCTGCTAGGTGATATCACCGTCATCCGACTTACAGAAGGGCAAGAATGGATAGTCGGTAGAGACGCTTTTCTTGCAGCAACAAGCGCCGTCAAGCACGAACACAAAACGCAGGGTCTTGCCAAAACTCTCttctctggagaaggacTTTGGGTGTACAGATTTTACAAGACGGGCTTGctctggatacaaagctttgGGGCAATAATCAAAAAAGAC CTCGCTGATGGAGAGTCATATTTCGTGAACAATGGCCACCTTGTAGCTTGGAACTGCAAGTACAAACTTGAACGCGTGGCCTCCGGCGGTATCATCTCCAACTTCAGCGCAGCCGAGGGTTTAGCATGTAGGTTTACAGGACCTGGCACGGTGTATATGCAAACTCGCAATGTGGCAGGCTTTGCCATGCAAATTGGTGCGGCGAAGCTACACTAA
- a CDS encoding ankyrin repeat domain-containing protein (transcript_id=CADANIAT00010086) encodes MPAMLWQYLLLTALFWTSAPLVALFGERLMKQFLAESTSRLDNLIFALCPLGILTAVVSVIRICGNPSLRAFVGRANEAPGEAENELLSCVSEGLAELFNDGGISRVSGRPRILEVVVWEEQGSYALGTLRDALKAGAWYADGEGVHAGKELLQLPELDIPNLSLNKGIDRRGPWWFYAAALLGIILQGGTLAYAALTVFWSSGIFGNDDDSATNYALPFYIYGSVSLSLGMFLSAFLIERSSSETYLHPNKPSKLYWLQPGRQSIGDQDFGAFLAVEEGPNSSTSQDLIYIKSVRGPPPKGKRSLLVFTISVTMVGFVLQFVGLRGLHPSVIIADVGSTLVMAVARTCLRTKRLGSDGNQFRIDDRELFSLNEQELDCFAYHLERVKSFQLMSTPVHASVRSGSCATSSSSQVSNQPSGLGEKLIRTRARLTELTSCGRHPSMDWDDLPIRRVAKNLARTIELTMEVVSGWKESPLSSCSFELFFACHPKDSKSRGSLETYNIMLERSNDTFQWKVDANELEAILGLWTFWLLKYDAKWSQNGLGRVVGLTKEEAKAETTDLYFHKWIFRQREAMMVSSKMMSFPGQTFGYFSDDYPDSKEILVVRTENSLGVMAAQEIYIQFLMGILAGTKILGGSVDIIPISQSSFLSQSTCLDELVACFGTGDLGSREDALLCIVPVLKHRGILPELTGDTNSVRERIQKFTSDGDWDAAFSMLQWLCQRSEGNEFDRAVYELGLLCQRAMLINIASVRDRGFETAKSLLQCDARFIFFRNLGSARRPDWMNSPAQKNWWTEFSSQLGWVTWHIANNNTHLHPVKPLLENMGFSKDSLFRANDNPDATEQANANTAQLTFLKWTIPKFNAGRQGVDVEYEGENCIEICLSWIIKNAQHALLHWVLARWVEVGLNCPHLIMKAFVYAAKSQSDPAIQILRRRGADINIPGDQACTALLELVETGNRESVKKLLANGADVNAFVEGTNPPLNLAAGQGDEAMTLLLLEWGADLDIRDAGGFTALRTACEFNQFKTATLLLERGADIDSKAGGGYTPLASAAVKGNLPMVEFLLDKGADAEITDDDGNTVLMLAVYEPSGAVVRFLIDRKVDISKRDNSGRTALDLARRIESRTIIAMLEAA; translated from the exons ATGCCAGCTATGCTCTGGCAGTACTTGCTCCTCACGGCCCTCTTCTGGACGAGC GCACCCCTAGTCGCTCTCTTTGGCGAGCGGCTAATGAAGCAATTTCTCGCCGAGTCTACAAGCCGTCTCGACAATTTGATATTTGCCTTGTGTCCGCTAGGCATATTGACTGCTGTAGTCTCCGTCATCCGGATTTGCGGGAATCCGTCTCTTCGAGCTTTTGTGGGCAGGGCCAATGAAGCACCGGGAGAGGCGGAGAATGAGCTGCTATCTTGCGTGTCTGAGGGCTTGGCAGAGTTGTTCAACGATGGCGGCATTTCCAGAGTATCTGGCAGGCCCAGGATTTTGGAAGTGGTTGTATGGGAAGAACAAGGCTCATACGCGCTTGGGACTCTTCGCGATGCCCTTAAAGCAGGAGCTTGGTACGCGGATGGCGAGGGAGTTCATGCTGGGAAAGAGCTCCTACAGCTTCCTGAACTGGATATACCGAATCTGTCACTAAATAAGGGCATTGACCGGAGAGGGCCTTGGTGGTTCTACGCAGCTGCTCTTTTGGGGATCATTTTACAGGGAG GAACTTTGGCATATGCGGCACTAACAGTTTTTTGGTCGTCTGGTATTTTTGGAAACGACGATGATTCCGCCACAAACTATGCTTTGCCATTCTACATCTACGGGTCGGTTTCACTCAGCTTAGGCATGTTTCTAAGTGCCTTCTTGATAGAACGCTCATCTAGTGAGACTTACTTACACCCAAACAAACCAAGTAAGCTTTACTGGTTACAACCGGGCCGACAGAGTATTGGAGATCAGGACTTCGGGGCCTTCCTtgctgttgaagaaggcccgaattcatcaacctcccaagacttgatatatataaaatCCGTCCGCGGCCCTCCTCCAAAGGGCAAAAGATCTCTGCTTGTCTTCACTATATCCGTCACTATGGTGGGATTTGTGTTGCAATTCGTGGGTCTTCGTGGCCTACACCCGTCCGTTATAATCGCAGACGTTGGATCGACGCTTGTCATGGCAGTGGCGCGCACATGTCTGAGAACTAAACGGCTTGGTTCAGACGGGAACCAGTTTCGCATAGACGATCGAGAACTCTTTTCCCTGAATGAGCAAGAATTGGATTGTTTTGCATATCACCTGGAAAGGGTCAAATCCTTCCAACTGATGTCAACCCCCGTACATGCATCTGTGCGGTCTGGATCATGTGCAACGAGTAGCTCATCACAAGTGTCGAATCAGCCATCTGGACTTGGAGAGAAATTGATACGCACTAGAGCTAGGTTAACAGAGCTCACTTCTTGCGGCCGCCATCCTAGTATGGACTGGGATGATCTCCCAATACGAAGAGTGGCTAAAAACCTTGCGAGAACTATCGAATTGACAATGGAGGTGGTGTCAGGATGGAAAGAGTCGCCTCTCAGTTCATGCAGTTTTGAACTTTTCTTCGCCTGCCACCCTAAGGATAGCAAGTCCCGCGGCTCCCTGGAAACATATAATATCATGCTTGAACGATCAAATGATACATTTCAATGGAAAGTCGACGCAAACGAGCTGGAGGCAATTCTAGGGCTATGGACATTCTGGCTCTTGAAGTACGATGCGAAGTGGTCGCAGAATGGCCTTGGACGAGTAGTGGGATTGACTAAAGAAGAGGCCAAAGCTGAAACAACAGATCTATACTTCCACAAGTGGATTTTCCGACAGAGGGAGGCAATGATGGTATCATCAAAGATGATGTCCTTTCCAGGGCAGACTTTCGGTTACTTTTCCGATGATTACCCGGATAGCAAGGAGATTCTTGTCGTAAGAACAGAAAACAGCCTGGGAGTCATGGCCGCACaagagatatatatacagtTTCTCATGGGTATTCTCGCAGGGACCAAAATTCTCGGGGGCAGCGTGGATATCATTCCAATCTCCCAGTCTAGTTTCCTATCCCAGAGTACCTGCCTAGACGAACTCGTGGCCTGTTTTGGAACCGGGGATCTGGGTTCAAGAGAGGATGCTTTGCTGTGTATAGTGCCAGTGCTCAAACATCGCGGCATTCTGCCCGAGCTTACTGGGGATACAAACAGCGTACGAGAGCGCATTCAGAAGTTCACCTCTGACGGCGACTGGGACGCTGCGTTCTCCATGCTTCAATGGCTCTGTCAACGATCTGAAGGAAACGAATTCGACCGCGCTGTGTACGAGTTGGGGCTTCTCTGCCAGCGAGCTATGCTTATCAATATCGCAAGCGTCCGAGATAGAGGCTTTGAAACTGCTAAATCTCTCCTCCAGTGCGATGCCAGATTCATCTTTTTCAGGAACCTTGGAAGCGCCCGCCGCCCAGACTGGATGAACTCACCAGCTCAAAAGAACTGGTGGACTGAATTTTCCAGTCAGCTCGGTTGGGTGACATGGCATATTGCCAATAATAACACTCACCTACATCCAGTAAAACCTCTCCTGGAGAACATGGGTTTCTCAAAGGACTCACTTTTCCGAGCAAACGACAACCCTGATGCCACAGAACAAGCAAACGCGAATACCGCGCAACTTACTTTTCTGAAGTGGACCATTCCCAAATTCAATGCTGGACGTCAGGGAGTCGATGTCGAATATGAGGGTGAAAACTGCATAGAAATTTGTTTGTCCTGGATCATCAAAAATGCACAGCACGCCCTTCTCCACTGGGTCCTAGCCCGTTGGGTAGAGGTCGGTCTAAATTGTCCACATTTAATCATGAAAGCATTTGTGTATGCCGCCAAGAGTCAGTCGGATCCGGCAATCCAGATTCTTCGTCGCCGCGGTGCAGACATCAATATACCAGGTGATCAAGCATGTACAGCTTTACTTGAACTTGTTGAAACCGGGAATAGAGAATCGGTCAAGAAGCTACTCGCCAACGGAGCTGATGTGAACGCTTTTGTTGAAGGTACGAACCCTCCTCTaaatctggctgctggccagGGGGATGAGGCAATGACACTTTTGCTCCTCGAGTGGGGAGCAGATCTGGATATTCGAGATGCCGGAGGCTTTACAGCTTTGCGCACAGCTTGCGAATTCAACCAGTTCAAGACCGCTACTTTACTCCTCGAAAGAGGTGCGGATATTGATAGCAAAGCTGGTGGTGGATACACCCCTCTTGCCTCGGCTGCAGTAAAAGGCAATCTACCGATGGTTGAATTCCTCCTGGATAAGGGAGCAGATGCCGAAATCACAGATGACGACGGGAATACAGTGCTGATGCTGGCGGTTTATGAACCCTCCGGTGCCGTCGTGCGCTTTCTGATCGACCGGAAAGTGGATATCAGCAAGAGAGACAACTCTGGACGGACAGCACTTGACCTTGCAAGAAGAATAGAGTCAAGAACAATTATAGCCATGTTAGAAGCCGCCTAG